The Leisingera caerulea DSM 24564 genome contains a region encoding:
- a CDS encoding glutamine synthetase family protein, whose translation MKNWLRKNPHVRTIRVAAADINGQARGKRVPARFADKAVEEGTRFPLSVLNLDIWGEDIDDSPLVFESGDADGVLKPTERGFVPMPWLESHSALLPIWMYREDGRPYDGDPRHALRAVVDRYKALGLTPVVAVELEFFLIDDSGKNLQVPTSPRSGKRRKAAETMSIRALDQFDTFFTDLYDACEDMDIPADTAISEAGLGQFEINLMHGPDALRAADDAWLFKMLVKGLARRHGFAASFMAKPYEDYAGNGLHTHFSVLDQDGNNIFDDGGPKGTDAMRHAVGGCLKAMGDSTLVFAPHGNSYDRMVPGAHAPTGICWAYENRTAAIRVPSGSPKARRIEHRFAGGDVNPYLMLTAILGAALYGIENKIEPSEPITGNAYALDLPQVPNTWQSAIDAFENSEIIPQFFSAEMIRNMVLTKRQELHYMEELTPEERVEIYLDTV comes from the coding sequence ATGAAGAACTGGCTCAGGAAAAACCCGCATGTGCGCACCATCCGCGTTGCGGCGGCGGACATCAACGGTCAGGCCCGGGGCAAGCGCGTCCCTGCCCGCTTTGCCGACAAGGCGGTCGAGGAAGGCACCCGCTTTCCGCTGTCGGTTCTCAACCTGGACATCTGGGGCGAGGATATTGATGACAGCCCGCTGGTGTTTGAAAGCGGCGATGCCGATGGCGTGCTGAAGCCGACTGAGCGCGGCTTTGTGCCGATGCCCTGGCTGGAATCGCACTCCGCGCTGCTGCCGATCTGGATGTACCGCGAAGACGGCCGCCCCTATGACGGCGACCCGCGCCATGCATTGCGCGCCGTGGTCGACCGCTACAAGGCGCTGGGGCTGACCCCGGTGGTCGCGGTCGAACTGGAGTTCTTTCTGATCGACGACAGTGGCAAGAACCTGCAGGTGCCGACCTCGCCGCGGTCCGGCAAGCGCCGCAAGGCGGCGGAGACCATGTCGATCCGGGCGCTGGACCAGTTCGACACCTTCTTCACCGACCTCTATGACGCCTGTGAGGATATGGACATCCCCGCCGACACCGCGATTTCCGAGGCGGGCCTGGGCCAATTCGAGATCAACCTGATGCACGGCCCCGACGCGCTGCGCGCCGCCGATGACGCCTGGCTGTTCAAGATGCTGGTCAAGGGCCTGGCCCGCCGCCACGGCTTTGCCGCCAGCTTCATGGCCAAACCGTACGAGGATTACGCCGGCAACGGCCTGCACACGCATTTTTCGGTGCTGGATCAGGACGGCAACAACATCTTTGACGACGGCGGCCCCAAGGGCACCGATGCGATGCGCCACGCTGTCGGCGGCTGCCTGAAGGCAATGGGCGATTCCACCCTGGTCTTTGCGCCGCATGGCAACAGCTATGACCGGATGGTGCCGGGCGCCCACGCCCCCACCGGCATCTGCTGGGCCTACGAAAACCGAACCGCCGCCATCCGCGTCCCCTCCGGCAGCCCCAAGGCGCGCCGGATCGAGCACCGCTTTGCCGGCGGCGACGTGAACCCCTATCTGATGCTGACCGCCATCCTTGGCGCCGCGCTCTATGGCATCGAAAATAAGATCGAGCCCTCGGAGCCGATCACCGGCAATGCCTATGCGCTGGACCTGCCGCAGGTGCCCAACACCTGGCAAAGCGCCATTGACGCGTTCGAGAACTCCGAGATCATCCCGCAGTTCTTCTCAGCCGAGATGATCCGCAACATGGTGCTGACCAAGCGCCAGGAGCTGCATTACATGGAAGAACTCACCCCGGAAGAGCGGGTGGAGATCTACCTGGATACGGTCTGA
- a CDS encoding type 1 glutamine amidotransferase: protein MKIGILQTGHSPEDLYEPFGDYDGMFRDMLDGKGFAFQTWAVVDGIFPDGPQDADGWLITGSKHGAYEDHAWIPALEELIRAIHASKQPLAGICFGHQIIAQALGGKVAKFEGGWAVGRVTYQTHDGPLTLNAWHQDQVVELPEGAQVLGGNDFCRNGILAYGDHIISWQPHPEFPSPFVGGLIEKRGRGVVPDELLDRAAADLDAPVDNQNIATILAEFYRKERT from the coding sequence ATGAAAATCGGCATCCTGCAAACCGGCCACTCCCCCGAAGACCTGTATGAACCGTTTGGCGATTACGACGGCATGTTCCGCGACATGCTGGACGGCAAGGGGTTCGCGTTTCAGACCTGGGCCGTGGTGGACGGCATCTTCCCGGACGGCCCGCAGGACGCCGACGGCTGGCTGATCACCGGCTCCAAGCATGGCGCCTACGAGGATCACGCCTGGATCCCGGCGCTGGAGGAACTGATCCGCGCCATTCATGCCAGCAAGCAGCCGCTGGCCGGCATCTGCTTTGGCCATCAGATCATCGCCCAGGCGCTTGGCGGCAAGGTCGCCAAGTTCGAGGGCGGCTGGGCTGTGGGCCGCGTCACCTACCAGACGCACGACGGCCCGCTGACCTTGAACGCCTGGCATCAGGATCAGGTGGTGGAACTGCCCGAGGGCGCGCAGGTGCTGGGCGGAAATGATTTCTGCCGGAACGGCATCCTGGCCTATGGCGACCACATCATCTCCTGGCAGCCGCACCCCGAATTCCCCAGCCCCTTTGTTGGCGGCCTGATTGAAAAGCGCGGCCGCGGCGTGGTCCCGGACGAACTGCTCGACAGGGCCGCCGCCGATCTGGACGCCCCCGTGGACAATCAAAACATCGCAACCATCCTCGCAGAGTTTTACAGGAAAGAGAGGACCTAA